A section of the Solitalea canadensis DSM 3403 genome encodes:
- a CDS encoding GNAT family N-acetyltransferase, which yields MNILAKENYYKAIPYLAEITINNLFAQSVIEQKIAGKVYVDDSENPKTFYVIHPYGMTLLFGESGNTRFNKSFRDYALNKDNNRDIYEWMQAFPDTWHIELKELFEGHLIKSDEMNGCFDKGIVELNTRVNFKFDKSLYLNRKKTSLYSGVKIIRTDRQILRAMKGSVVPEYFWESEDDFLEKGIGFSLLHQGELASTAFSALIHHDKLELGIETVAEFRGMGFAEQSCSALIDYCIKNQLEPVWACRLENVGSYKLAQKLGFVPSAMIPYYRLGR from the coding sequence ATGAATATTCTAGCTAAAGAAAATTACTATAAGGCCATACCTTATCTCGCAGAGATAACCATCAATAATTTGTTTGCCCAATCTGTGATTGAACAAAAAATAGCAGGGAAAGTCTATGTTGATGATAGCGAAAATCCCAAGACGTTTTATGTAATTCATCCTTATGGAATGACGCTTCTTTTTGGGGAAAGTGGGAATACGAGATTTAATAAAAGCTTTCGGGATTATGCCTTAAACAAGGATAACAATAGAGATATCTATGAATGGATGCAAGCCTTTCCTGATACATGGCATATTGAATTAAAGGAACTCTTCGAAGGACATCTGATTAAGTCGGATGAAATGAACGGATGCTTTGACAAGGGAATAGTGGAACTTAATACAAGGGTCAATTTTAAATTCGATAAGAGTCTATATCTAAATAGAAAGAAAACTAGCCTTTATTCAGGTGTAAAAATTATAAGAACAGATCGGCAGATTTTAAGAGCAATGAAAGGGAGTGTTGTTCCTGAATATTTTTGGGAAAGTGAAGATGATTTTTTGGAAAAAGGTATCGGGTTTAGTCTTTTACATCAGGGGGAATTAGCATCAACAGCTTTTTCAGCACTAATTCATCATGACAAACTGGAATTAGGTATTGAAACAGTAGCTGAATTTAGGGGAATGGGGTTCGCTGAACAAAGTTGTTCAGCATTGATCGATTATTGTATAAAAAATCAGTTAGAGCCAGTTTGGGCTTGTCGACTAGAAAACGTCGGTTCCTATAAGTTAGCTCAAAAACTCGGTTTTGTCCCATCTGCAATGATTCCCTATTATAGATTGGGTAGATGA
- a CDS encoding cation:proton antiporter: MDVLQLITLLLLVSAGISYINQRFIKLPGTIGIVAISVVISVIIVIVGKTNNELAAKIREASDSMNFSSILLDVMLGFLLFASALHFDYQKLRKQQWPVFALSTLGVLLSTFLFGIFLYYLAGLFGINLPLIYCFIFGALISPTDPIAVGSILKRSKISEKLSTVIAGESLFNDAVGLLVFILLLELVQKPGVVISFNTIAGLIIHEVLGGIVIGLAIGYVGYMLIKSIKDFQTILLISIALVLGISMLAGYFHASVPLVAVTAGLIIGNNSFHEDKVSDDFLLRIWKLIDEVLNTILFVMIGLQMVAMPFLREYWLLSLFAIMIILIARIISVSLPALFLLGKVNFNNLFILSWAGLRGGISIAMALSLPDSPYKEGILSGCYFIVLFSIIVQGLSLNKLITVLKDREA, from the coding sequence ATGGATGTACTACAACTTATAACCCTGCTCTTACTTGTAAGTGCAGGGATTTCCTATATCAACCAGCGCTTTATCAAGCTTCCGGGAACCATAGGCATAGTGGCAATTTCCGTAGTGATTTCTGTAATTATTGTAATTGTCGGTAAAACAAATAACGAACTCGCGGCTAAGATCAGAGAGGCATCGGACAGCATGAATTTTTCAAGTATCCTGCTTGATGTAATGCTTGGTTTCCTACTTTTTGCCAGTGCATTGCATTTTGATTACCAAAAATTAAGGAAACAGCAATGGCCCGTTTTTGCTTTAAGCACTTTAGGAGTTCTGCTTTCAACGTTTTTGTTTGGGATATTCTTATATTACCTTGCAGGTTTGTTTGGCATCAACCTCCCACTGATCTATTGTTTTATTTTTGGAGCTCTGATCTCTCCGACTGACCCCATAGCTGTGGGATCAATTCTAAAACGCTCTAAAATCTCGGAAAAGCTGTCAACTGTTATTGCCGGGGAATCCCTTTTTAATGATGCAGTTGGATTGCTTGTGTTTATACTCCTACTGGAACTGGTGCAGAAACCTGGTGTAGTTATTAGTTTCAATACCATAGCAGGGCTGATTATCCATGAAGTTTTGGGTGGAATCGTTATTGGGCTTGCCATTGGATATGTTGGGTATATGCTGATTAAATCAATTAAAGATTTTCAGACCATTTTGCTTATATCCATAGCCCTAGTATTAGGCATTTCAATGCTTGCAGGTTATTTTCATGCTTCTGTACCGCTTGTAGCCGTAACAGCGGGCCTTATCATAGGCAACAACAGCTTTCATGAAGATAAAGTATCAGATGATTTCCTCCTGAGAATCTGGAAACTTATAGATGAAGTACTCAATACCATCCTCTTTGTCATGATTGGCCTGCAGATGGTAGCCATGCCTTTTTTAAGGGAATACTGGCTGCTAAGCCTTTTTGCAATTATGATAATCCTTATTGCCAGAATTATAAGTGTATCGTTACCGGCACTCTTCCTGCTAGGGAAAGTTAATTTCAATAACTTATTTATACTTAGTTGGGCAGGCCTGCGTGGTGGTATTTCTATTGCAATGGCATTATCATTGCCAGATTCGCCTTATAAGGAAGGTATACTTTCCGGTTGTTACTTTATAGTATTATTTTCTATAATTGTACAAGGATTGTCTTTAAACAAACTAATTACCGTTTTAAAAGATCGTGAAGCTTAG
- a CDS encoding lmo0937 family membrane protein: MGNLLYILAVLLIIGWLIGFFAFHASGLIHILLVIALVAIIIRVLKGRTVV, translated from the coding sequence ATGGGAAATTTATTGTATATACTGGCTGTACTATTGATAATAGGATGGCTAATTGGTTTTTTTGCTTTTCATGCAAGTGGTCTCATTCACATACTGTTAGTTATTGCTTTAGTTGCAATAATTATAAGGGTCTTGAAGGGCAGAACTGTCGTTTGA
- a CDS encoding YciE/YciF ferroxidase family protein: MTTTQERSKSSSKKLGMNKVDKMTHDMSKSEFHQFFIDELKDIYWAEKHLVKALPKMKKASTSSILATAFDKHSQETMDHISRLEQVFDLLGEKASGKKCDAMEGLVSEAESILSDTDSGTMVRDAGLILAAQKVEHYEIATYGTLKAFAANMGHTEVVKLLNETLENEKATNITLTKIAEGYINQEASKE; encoded by the coding sequence ATGACAACGACACAAGAAAGAAGTAAATCTTCATCAAAAAAGTTGGGAATGAATAAAGTTGACAAGATGACTCATGATATGAGCAAGTCAGAATTTCATCAATTTTTCATAGACGAACTAAAGGATATTTACTGGGCCGAGAAGCATTTAGTGAAAGCCCTTCCTAAAATGAAAAAAGCATCCACCTCATCGATATTGGCAACAGCATTTGATAAGCATTCACAAGAAACCATGGATCATATTTCCAGATTAGAACAAGTTTTTGACTTATTAGGTGAAAAAGCAAGTGGCAAAAAATGTGATGCAATGGAAGGTCTTGTTTCTGAAGCAGAAAGTATTTTAAGCGACACAGATAGTGGAACAATGGTAAGAGATGCTGGTTTAATATTAGCAGCACAAAAAGTAGAACATTATGAAATTGCCACTTATGGAACTCTTAAAGCGTTTGCAGCAAACATGGGACATACTGAAGTAGTGAAACTTTTGAATGAGACCCTTGAAAATGAAAAAGCTACCAACATTACTTTAACTAAAATTGCAGAAGGTTATATTAACCAAGAAGCAAGTAAGGAATAA
- a CDS encoding chromate resistance protein ChrB domain-containing protein: MKWITRERPKIDRIACPWLIKNFVDKDAEFIYVAKEEVFDKAAEFKAIPYDIPGAEYSHYGEECTFDYIIKKYNLTDTALLQLALIVRGADTDRFDLAPQAAGLWAISAGLSYNIHNDYDMLQLGMKVYDALYSWAKFVQNEKHTWNPNL; encoded by the coding sequence ATGAAATGGATAACCCGTGAACGGCCAAAGATAGACAGGATTGCCTGTCCCTGGCTCATTAAGAATTTTGTGGATAAGGATGCGGAGTTCATTTATGTTGCCAAGGAAGAGGTGTTTGATAAAGCAGCCGAATTCAAGGCAATTCCTTACGATATACCAGGAGCGGAATATTCTCATTATGGTGAGGAGTGCACCTTTGACTACATCATCAAAAAATACAATCTTACTGACACAGCATTACTACAACTTGCACTAATTGTTCGAGGAGCCGATACCGACAGGTTCGACCTGGCACCGCAAGCAGCTGGACTTTGGGCTATTTCCGCGGGACTCTCCTACAATATTCATAACGATTATGACATGTTACAATTGGGAATGAAAGTTTATGACGCTCTTTATTCCTGGGCCAAATTTGTTCAAAACGAAAAACACACATGGAATCCGAATCTTTAA
- a CDS encoding chromate resistance protein ChrB domain-containing protein, with protein sequence MKWITRERPKIDRIACPWLIKRFIDNEAEFIYVPFKEVIARSQELNAIPFDVPDVEFTHYNDKCTFDYFLEKYKLKDPSLQVMAPIVRGADTDAHHLASQASGLWAISAGLAHNTKDDYELLEKGMLIYDALYSWAKYHQNEKHTQNPVEYLLLEIYNKYLHQKKGSQKKIPDWVIELKEIIQDQIDINLSLSLKGVSKELNVHPAYLSREFSKHFDDLTFGDYIRKLRIEKAIKLLESGNHSLSQIAYLTGFSDQSHFTRIFKKHTGQNPSDYKKSIVKSKINTKG encoded by the coding sequence ATGAAATGGATCACCCGTGAACGACCCAAAATTGACCGCATTGCCTGTCCATGGCTTATCAAAAGATTCATCGACAACGAAGCGGAATTTATATATGTTCCTTTTAAGGAGGTGATCGCAAGATCGCAAGAACTAAATGCAATTCCATTTGACGTACCGGATGTAGAGTTTACTCATTATAATGATAAATGTACATTTGACTATTTCCTGGAAAAGTATAAGCTCAAAGACCCATCATTACAAGTGATGGCTCCCATTGTTCGTGGAGCCGATACGGATGCCCATCATTTAGCCAGTCAGGCTTCGGGCTTATGGGCCATTTCTGCCGGCCTTGCTCATAACACAAAAGATGATTATGAACTGCTTGAAAAAGGCATGCTCATTTATGATGCATTGTACAGCTGGGCAAAATACCATCAAAATGAAAAACACACGCAAAACCCTGTTGAATATCTATTGTTAGAAATTTACAACAAATATCTTCATCAAAAAAAGGGGTCTCAAAAAAAGATACCGGATTGGGTAATTGAATTGAAAGAAATCATTCAGGATCAGATTGATATTAATTTAAGTTTAAGCCTGAAGGGGGTTTCAAAAGAGTTAAATGTACATCCTGCCTATTTATCACGCGAATTTTCAAAACATTTTGATGACCTAACTTTTGGTGATTATATCCGAAAACTTCGTATTGAAAAGGCCATTAAACTCCTTGAGTCGGGTAATCATTCCTTATCCCAAATTGCCTATTTAACAGGTTTCTCTGATCAAAGTCATTTTACCCGTATTTTCAAAAAACACACTGGTCAAAACCCTTCTGACTACAAAAAAAGTATTGTAAAAAGTAAAATAAATACAAAAGGTTAA
- a CDS encoding helix-turn-helix domain-containing protein — protein MILKAELEKLGLNYSQLELGEVEIKGSITEEQLKQLDKGLRKYELELMDDKRSILIEKIKSLIIELVHYTDEQLKINLSDYLSEKLNHDYTYLANLFSEVQGITIEKFFIIHRIERVKELLVYDELSLTEISYKLHFSSVSHLSNQFKRITGLTPSYFKQLKHKRRGIVGLDNV, from the coding sequence ATGATATTGAAAGCCGAATTGGAAAAGCTGGGTTTGAATTATTCTCAATTGGAATTAGGTGAAGTTGAAATTAAGGGGAGCATTACTGAAGAACAACTAAAACAGCTCGACAAAGGGTTGCGAAAATATGAGCTGGAGTTGATGGATGATAAGAGGAGTATACTCATTGAGAAAATTAAAAGTTTAATTATCGAACTTGTTCATTACACCGATGAACAATTGAAAATAAACCTATCTGACTACCTAAGCGAAAAACTTAATCACGATTATACCTATTTAGCTAACCTTTTCTCTGAAGTGCAAGGTATCACCATTGAAAAATTCTTTATAATCCATCGTATTGAACGGGTAAAAGAATTATTGGTGTATGATGAACTGAGTTTGACAGAAATTTCATATAAACTGCATTTTAGTAGCGTTTCCCACCTTTCTAACCAATTTAAAAGAATCACCGGATTAACTCCTTCCTATTTTAAACAATTAAAACATAAAAGACGGGGCATAGTAGGTCTCGATAATGTGTGA
- the cls gene encoding cardiolipin synthase, giving the protein MLSITSLVYFIILTLYVLLIITVIIKIVMDNKTPAKSLGYLLIVVLIPVAGVIIYLFFGLNFRKKKLYTKKIEQDEAMFSATKQQKVLDSESFLKKNKDLLKGKEPIVKFLLNKVLSPLYPVEKIKLLINGNEKFEMLLAELEQAKNHIHLEYYIYEDDVIGNRIKDILIRKIKEGVRVRFIYDAFGSHAIKKQLEKELQEAGIEIYPFYSIKFFLLSNRIYYRNHRKIIVIDGNIGFVGGINVGDRYLNNGKPKELFWRDTHLMMMGGAVAGLQSTFIADWNFCSGSKLKITKELFPHMKDCQYDALVQIAVSGPDSPIANIMFSYFAAINSALEKLYITTPYFIPNESILDAIKRSALSGVDVRLLVPGEGDSKFVNAASCSYYEELLSTGVRIFRYQKGFVHAKTITVDDNLSIIGTANMDIRSFHLNFEVNAMVYDKRLNQELNTAFINDIKQSKELKLDVWSKRNQLKKFGDASARLVSSLL; this is encoded by the coding sequence ATGTTGTCTATTACATCACTTGTTTATTTTATCATATTGACTTTATATGTATTACTAATTATTACAGTAATAATTAAAATAGTAATGGATAATAAAACTCCTGCCAAATCATTAGGGTATCTTCTTATTGTTGTGTTAATACCAGTTGCTGGGGTTATTATCTACCTATTTTTTGGGTTGAATTTCCGTAAGAAAAAACTCTATACAAAAAAAATTGAGCAGGATGAAGCGATGTTTTCAGCAACAAAGCAGCAGAAGGTTCTTGATTCAGAAAGTTTTTTGAAAAAAAACAAAGACCTATTAAAAGGTAAAGAACCCATTGTTAAATTCTTATTAAATAAGGTTTTATCTCCACTTTATCCGGTAGAAAAGATAAAGCTGCTAATTAATGGGAATGAGAAGTTTGAAATGCTGTTAGCTGAATTAGAACAAGCCAAAAACCATATCCATTTGGAATATTACATTTATGAGGATGATGTGATTGGAAATAGGATTAAAGATATTCTTATACGTAAAATTAAAGAAGGTGTAAGAGTTCGATTTATTTACGATGCTTTTGGTAGTCATGCAATTAAAAAGCAATTAGAGAAAGAATTACAGGAAGCTGGCATTGAAATTTATCCATTTTATAGTATTAAATTTTTTCTTTTATCCAATCGGATCTATTATCGTAACCACCGTAAAATCATTGTCATTGACGGAAATATAGGATTTGTTGGCGGTATAAATGTAGGGGATCGCTATCTTAATAATGGAAAGCCTAAGGAGCTTTTTTGGCGCGATACCCATTTGATGATGATGGGAGGTGCAGTAGCAGGCCTTCAATCAACATTTATTGCTGATTGGAATTTTTGCAGTGGAAGTAAATTAAAGATAACGAAAGAATTATTTCCTCATATGAAGGACTGTCAGTATGATGCTTTGGTACAAATAGCTGTCAGCGGGCCCGATTCACCAATTGCAAATATTATGTTTTCTTATTTTGCAGCTATTAATTCTGCCCTCGAAAAGTTATATATTACAACTCCTTATTTTATTCCTAATGAAAGTATTTTGGACGCTATTAAGCGCTCGGCTCTTAGTGGAGTAGATGTACGTTTATTGGTTCCTGGTGAAGGGGATTCGAAATTTGTGAACGCAGCATCTTGTTCATATTATGAAGAACTATTGAGTACAGGTGTAAGAATATTCCGATACCAAAAAGGCTTTGTTCATGCTAAAACAATAACTGTAGATGATAATTTATCTATAATTGGAACCGCAAATATGGATATAAGAAGCTTCCATTTGAACTTTGAAGTGAATGCCATGGTTTATGATAAAAGATTAAATCAGGAACTGAATACAGCATTTATAAATGATATTAAACAGAGTAAAGAGCTTAAGTTAGATGTTTGGAGCAAACGAAATCAACTGAAAAAGTTTGGTGATGCATCAGCGAGGTTAGTTTCATCACTTTTATAA
- a CDS encoding cupin domain-containing protein, with amino-acid sequence MDRGEVEKSKALIIVEIIEYLSNAVVSKTIIKKSTGNISVLSFDTGEMLTEKISPFDTFAQIIEGNAEVIIDGKLNLLTTGQSIIIPAHSPNSIKANERFKMIVTVIKSGYE; translated from the coding sequence ATGGACAGAGGTGAAGTTGAAAAATCAAAAGCACTCATCATTGTTGAAATAATAGAGTACTTATCGAATGCGGTTGTAAGCAAAACAATCATCAAAAAGTCGACCGGCAATATTAGTGTACTTTCATTTGATACCGGCGAAATGTTAACTGAAAAAATTTCTCCATTTGATACGTTTGCTCAAATAATAGAAGGCAATGCGGAAGTAATTATTGATGGTAAGTTGAACTTATTAACGACAGGGCAATCGATCATTATACCTGCACACTCACCCAATAGTATAAAAGCAAATGAGCGCTTTAAAATGATAGTAACGGTTATAAAAAGCGGATATGAGTAA
- a CDS encoding aminotransferase-like domain-containing protein, whose protein sequence is MDKEPLYVRIAFTLEKQIRSGGWKIGEKLPSLRTICTEYGVSMNTSIQAYLELERKGMIESRPKSGFFVSNSCQYRLTIPTISQPSPLAGLLDTEALIKKVHDSLVDPSMINLSVGIPDERLLPVAKLNKELVNAMRSLQGSGTAYEDTQGNLKLRKNIARWAFAWEGGLTAEDIVSTSGAINALFYCLMATTKHGDTIAVESPAYFGILQLAKSLGLKIMELPTHPITGIEPDALKKVLPKINACVLVSNFSNPLGSCMPEENKIAVVRMLTEQGIPLIEDDLYGDLYFGTARPKPCKAFDSEGIVLWCGSMSKTLAPGYRVGWVAPGKFKEQVIQLKLTHAISSTSITQEVIANFLENGRYENHLRSMRRTLQGNCLNFIRTIGENFPKNTKVNRPQGGFTLWLEMDKKKDTSVLYDKALRHRISIAPGRIFTLQNQFQNCLRLNYGSIWNESVKQALEKLGHLVKGMR, encoded by the coding sequence ATGGATAAAGAACCATTGTATGTGAGAATAGCCTTTACGTTAGAAAAACAAATAAGAAGCGGTGGATGGAAAATTGGCGAAAAATTGCCTTCACTACGCACTATTTGCACTGAGTATGGGGTTAGCATGAATACATCAATACAAGCATACTTGGAGCTGGAACGAAAAGGTATGATTGAATCAAGACCAAAATCGGGCTTCTTTGTTAGCAATTCATGTCAGTACAGATTAACAATACCTACGATAAGTCAACCAAGTCCTTTAGCCGGGTTGTTGGACACTGAAGCCTTAATTAAGAAAGTCCATGATTCATTAGTCGACCCTTCTATGATTAATCTATCTGTCGGTATACCTGATGAACGATTGTTGCCCGTTGCAAAATTGAACAAGGAGCTTGTAAATGCAATGCGTTCGCTTCAAGGGAGTGGTACAGCATATGAAGACACGCAAGGAAACCTAAAACTGCGCAAGAACATTGCTCGCTGGGCATTTGCTTGGGAAGGAGGTTTAACAGCAGAAGATATTGTTAGTACTTCGGGGGCTATCAATGCACTCTTTTATTGCCTGATGGCTACTACTAAACATGGTGATACCATAGCAGTAGAAAGCCCAGCATATTTCGGAATCCTGCAACTTGCTAAAAGTCTTGGGTTGAAAATAATGGAGTTACCAACCCACCCCATAACAGGTATAGAACCAGATGCTTTGAAAAAAGTGTTACCTAAAATAAATGCGTGCGTATTGGTCAGTAATTTCAGTAATCCATTAGGCAGCTGTATGCCTGAGGAAAACAAAATTGCAGTTGTGCGCATGCTCACAGAGCAAGGCATACCCCTGATTGAAGATGATCTTTATGGAGATCTCTATTTTGGTACAGCTCGTCCAAAACCATGTAAAGCATTTGATTCAGAGGGAATAGTTTTATGGTGTGGATCGATGTCTAAAACATTAGCACCAGGTTATAGGGTTGGTTGGGTAGCTCCCGGAAAATTTAAGGAACAGGTTATTCAATTAAAACTAACACACGCTATTTCTTCCACATCGATTACCCAGGAAGTAATTGCAAATTTCCTGGAAAATGGTCGATATGAGAACCATCTGCGTAGCATGCGTCGCACACTTCAGGGGAACTGTTTAAATTTTATACGAACGATAGGTGAAAATTTTCCAAAAAACACAAAAGTCAATCGTCCCCAGGGAGGATTCACTTTATGGCTTGAAATGGATAAAAAAAAAGATACTTCTGTTTTATATGACAAAGCGTTACGTCATAGAATAAGTATTGCACCTGGCAGGATTTTTACACTTCAAAATCAGTTTCAAAACTGTCTGCGATTAAACTACGGATCAATATGGAACGAAAGCGTAAAACAAGCACTGGAAAAATTGGGCCATTTGGTAAAAGGAATGCGCTGA
- a CDS encoding chromate transporter — translation MESESLTTTKPTYSLWQLVKYFLYLGYAGFGGPVALAGYMHRDLVEKRKWISEEEYKEGLALAQLAPGPLAAQLGIYLGFVHYGIGGATLIGIAFVLPSFIMVVLLGIAYKMFGGIPWIQAVFYGVGAAVIGIIAMSAYKLTIKSVGKFKVEAIKENWLLWLFYLIAAIITVITQSEEVMLFITAGLIYMMVKAPPKWIKKPVVVNSVFLVVFSVEKVDWSILGKIAWFFTKAGAFVFGSGLAIVPFLHGGVVTEYKWLTEQQFVDAVAVAMITPGPVVITVGFIGYLVAGLPGAIVAALATFLPCYLFTIIPAPYFKRIAKNKSIKAFVDGITAAVIGALVGAVLVIASRSIIDIPTALIAAVTVVLLIYLKKIQEPYIIAMAAIVGIMLKSFIL, via the coding sequence ATGGAATCCGAATCTTTAACAACTACGAAACCGACTTATTCGCTCTGGCAATTAGTTAAGTATTTTCTTTACCTGGGCTATGCAGGTTTTGGCGGCCCTGTTGCATTAGCGGGTTACATGCACCGTGATCTGGTAGAAAAACGGAAATGGATTTCTGAAGAGGAATACAAAGAAGGGTTGGCATTGGCCCAATTAGCTCCCGGGCCTTTGGCCGCACAGTTAGGAATTTACCTGGGCTTTGTCCATTATGGTATTGGGGGAGCTACACTTATCGGAATTGCTTTTGTTCTTCCTTCTTTTATTATGGTTGTACTGTTGGGTATTGCTTACAAAATGTTTGGAGGTATACCTTGGATACAGGCCGTGTTTTATGGAGTTGGCGCGGCTGTCATTGGTATTATTGCCATGAGTGCTTATAAACTCACCATTAAATCAGTTGGTAAATTTAAAGTTGAAGCAATTAAGGAAAATTGGCTGCTATGGCTATTCTACCTCATTGCTGCAATTATTACCGTAATTACTCAATCTGAAGAAGTTATGTTATTTATTACAGCCGGACTTATTTATATGATGGTGAAAGCACCTCCTAAATGGATAAAGAAACCTGTTGTTGTTAACTCGGTTTTCTTAGTCGTCTTCAGTGTTGAAAAAGTTGATTGGAGTATTTTAGGTAAAATTGCATGGTTTTTTACCAAAGCCGGAGCATTTGTATTTGGTAGCGGACTTGCAATTGTTCCCTTTTTACACGGAGGGGTGGTTACTGAATACAAATGGTTAACTGAACAACAGTTTGTTGATGCCGTTGCTGTGGCAATGATCACTCCCGGACCTGTAGTAATTACCGTTGGATTTATTGGTTATTTAGTAGCAGGACTACCTGGTGCTATTGTGGCAGCTTTAGCTACATTTCTTCCCTGCTATTTATTTACAATTATTCCAGCTCCGTACTTTAAAAGAATTGCCAAGAATAAAAGCATTAAAGCTTTTGTCGACGGAATTACTGCCGCTGTTATAGGGGCATTAGTAGGTGCTGTTCTTGTAATTGCAAGTCGATCTATAATTGATATTCCAACTGCATTAATTGCTGCTGTTACGGTAGTACTGTTAATTTATTTAAAGAAAATTCAAGAACCATACATTATTGCCATGGCGGCAATCGTAGGTATTATGCTTAAGTCTTTTATTTTATGA